The Streptococcus viridans genome includes a window with the following:
- a CDS encoding ABC transporter ATP-binding protein, which yields MTAIVELKNATIVVNNGLNEEKVILDNVSLEIHEHDFITILGGNGAGKSTLFNTLAGTLPLTSGQVLIKGEDVTHYGPEKRAKYLSRVFQDPKMGTAPRMTVAENLLIAKFRGEKRGLVPRRLAQYKDEFKEVLSQIGNGLERHVDTSVEFLSGGQRQALSLLMATLKRPELLLLDEHTAALDPKTSQALMELTDRFVKTDRLTALMITHHMEDALKYGKRLIVMKDGKIIQDLNQEEKAKMALTDYYRFFE from the coding sequence ATGACCGCAATTGTAGAATTAAAAAATGCCACCATCGTGGTGAACAATGGCTTGAATGAAGAAAAAGTCATTTTGGACAATGTCTCTTTGGAGATTCATGAGCATGACTTTATCACCATTCTTGGGGGCAATGGTGCTGGGAAGTCAACCCTTTTCAATACCTTGGCTGGGACCCTTCCGCTAACCAGTGGTCAAGTCTTGATCAAGGGGGAGGACGTGACGCACTATGGTCCGGAAAAACGGGCCAAATACCTATCTCGTGTCTTCCAAGATCCAAAGATGGGGACAGCCCCACGTATGACAGTGGCTGAAAATCTCCTGATTGCAAAATTCCGAGGAGAAAAACGGGGCTTGGTTCCTCGTCGTCTTGCCCAGTACAAAGACGAATTTAAAGAGGTTTTGAGCCAGATCGGCAATGGTTTAGAGAGGCATGTCGATACGTCGGTAGAATTCTTATCTGGTGGACAACGTCAGGCTCTGAGCTTGTTGATGGCTACCCTGAAACGGCCAGAACTCTTACTTTTGGACGAACATACAGCTGCCCTCGATCCCAAGACGAGTCAAGCCTTGATGGAGCTGACGGATCGATTTGTCAAAACGGATCGACTGACTGCCTTGATGATTACCCATCATATGGAAGATGCGCTCAAGTACGGGAAACGCTTGATTGTCATGAAGGATGGAAAGATTATCCAGGACTTGAATCAAGAGGAAAAGGCTAAGATGGCCTTGACTGATTACTACCGTTTCTTTGAGTAA
- a CDS encoding ABC transporter permease — protein sequence MLISIISQGLIWAILGLGIFMTFRILDFPDMTTEGSFPLGGAVAVTLITKGVHPLLATLAAIGAGCLAGLATGLLYTKGKIPTLLSGILVMTSCNSVILFVMQRANLGLLGYSKIQDMIPIASGVNEIIIGIIFVTLVIATMLFFLDTKLGQAYIATGDNPEMAKSFGIHTSRMELMGLVVSNGIIALSGALMAQQEGYADASRGIGVIVVGLASLIIGEVLFSKLTLAERLLSIVIGSIIYQFLIWAVIAIGVNTSYIRIFSAIILAICLMIPTFKEKLLKGVKLSK from the coding sequence ATGCTTATTTCGATTATTTCACAAGGCTTGATCTGGGCTATTTTGGGACTGGGGATTTTTATGACCTTTCGTATCTTGGATTTCCCAGATATGACTACAGAGGGCTCTTTCCCATTAGGGGGAGCCGTTGCGGTCACTCTGATCACCAAAGGGGTTCATCCTTTGCTAGCCACCCTAGCCGCCATTGGTGCGGGGTGTTTGGCTGGATTAGCAACAGGTCTTCTTTATACCAAAGGGAAGATTCCGACGCTGTTATCAGGGATTTTGGTGATGACTTCCTGTAACTCAGTCATTCTCTTCGTGATGCAACGAGCCAACCTGGGCTTGCTGGGCTACTCAAAAATTCAAGATATGATTCCTATCGCGAGTGGCGTAAACGAGATTATCATTGGGATCATCTTTGTGACCCTGGTGATTGCCACTATGCTCTTCTTTTTGGATACTAAATTGGGGCAGGCCTATATTGCGACAGGAGACAATCCTGAGATGGCTAAAAGCTTTGGGATCCATACCAGCCGGATGGAGTTGATGGGGCTAGTGGTTTCTAATGGGATTATTGCCTTGTCAGGTGCCTTGATGGCCCAGCAAGAAGGCTATGCAGATGCTTCTCGAGGGATCGGAGTCATCGTCGTTGGTTTGGCTAGCTTGATTATCGGAGAGGTTCTTTTTTCAAAACTAACCTTAGCAGAACGTTTGCTCAGTATCGTTATTGGATCAATCATTTATCAATTCTTGATTTGGGCTGTGATTGCCATCGGTGTCAATACTAGCTACATCCGTATCTTTAGTGCTATCATCTTGGCGATCTGTCTCATGATTCCAACCTTTAAAGAGAAACTGCTGAAAGGAGTCAAACTCAGCAAATGA
- the gltX gene encoding glutamate--tRNA ligase produces MTKDIRVRYAPSPTGLLHIGNARTALFNYLYARHHGGTFIIRIEDTDRKRHVEDGERSQLENLRWLGMDWDESPETHENYRQSERLELYQKYIDQLLAEGKAYKSYVTEEELAAERERQEAAGETPRYINEYLGMSEEEKAAYVAEREAAGIIPTVRLAVNESGIYKWHDMVKGDIEFEGGNIGGDWVIQKKDGYPTYNFAVVIDDHDMQISHVIRGDDHIANTPKQLMVYEALGWEAPEFGHMTLIINSETGKKLSKRDTNTLQFIEDYRKKGYLPEAVFNFIALLGWNPGGEDEIFSREELIKLFDENRLSKSPAAFDQKKLDWMSNDYIKNANLATIFEMAKPFLEEAGRLTDKAEKLVELYKPQMKSVDEIVPLTDLFFSDFPELTEAEREVMAGETVPTVLEAFKAKLEAMSDDEFVVENIFPQIKAVQKETGIKGKNLFMPIRIAVSGEMHGPELPDTIYLLGREKSIQHIEKMLAEISK; encoded by the coding sequence GTGACTAAAGATATTCGTGTGCGTTATGCACCAAGTCCAACCGGACTACTACACATCGGAAATGCTCGGACAGCATTGTTTAACTACTTGTATGCGCGCCACCATGGTGGAACTTTTATCATCCGTATCGAAGATACGGACCGTAAGCGTCATGTCGAAGACGGAGAACGTTCACAGCTTGAAAACCTTCGTTGGTTAGGTATGGACTGGGATGAAAGTCCTGAGACGCATGAAAACTACCGCCAGTCTGAGCGTTTGGAACTCTATCAAAAATACATTGACCAACTCTTAGCTGAAGGAAAAGCCTACAAATCTTATGTAACAGAAGAAGAGTTGGCGGCAGAACGTGAACGCCAAGAAGCAGCAGGTGAAACACCTCGCTACATCAACGAATACCTTGGTATGAGCGAAGAAGAAAAAGCAGCTTACGTTGCAGAACGTGAAGCAGCGGGCATCATCCCGACGGTTCGTTTGGCAGTGAATGAGTCTGGTATCTACAAGTGGCATGATATGGTCAAAGGTGATATCGAATTTGAAGGTGGCAATATCGGTGGGGACTGGGTCATTCAGAAGAAAGATGGTTACCCAACCTACAACTTTGCCGTTGTCATCGATGACCACGATATGCAAATCTCTCACGTTATCCGTGGAGATGACCACATTGCCAACACACCAAAACAGCTCATGGTCTATGAAGCGCTTGGTTGGGAAGCGCCTGAGTTTGGTCACATGACACTTATCATCAATTCTGAAACTGGTAAGAAGTTGTCTAAACGGGACACTAACACCCTTCAATTTATCGAAGATTACCGTAAGAAGGGCTACCTTCCAGAAGCAGTCTTTAACTTCATCGCTTTGCTTGGTTGGAACCCTGGTGGGGAAGATGAGATCTTTTCTCGCGAAGAGCTCATCAAACTTTTTGATGAAAACCGCCTTAGCAAGTCTCCAGCAGCTTTCGACCAGAAGAAACTAGACTGGATGAGCAACGACTACATCAAGAATGCAAACCTTGCGACCATCTTTGAAATGGCTAAACCATTCCTTGAAGAAGCAGGTCGTTTGACAGACAAGGCTGAAAAATTAGTGGAACTCTACAAACCACAAATGAAGTCGGTGGACGAAATCGTTCCATTGACAGACCTTTTCTTCTCAGACTTCCCAGAATTGACAGAAGCTGAGCGAGAAGTCATGGCTGGTGAAACGGTTCCGACTGTACTTGAAGCCTTCAAAGCAAAACTTGAAGCCATGTCAGACGATGAGTTTGTGGTAGAAAATATCTTCCCACAAATCAAAGCAGTCCAAAAGGAAACTGGTATCAAAGGGAAAAATCTCTTCATGCCAATCCGTATCGCTGTTTCAGGTGAAATGCATGGTCCAGAATTGCCAGATACCATTTACTTGCTTGGACGTGAAAAATCCATCCAACACATTGAGAAAATGTTGGCAGAAATTTCTAAATAG
- a CDS encoding alpha/beta hydrolase: protein MAVMQIEYYSEALAMEWGINVLYPDASRVKNPDDQDIPVLYLLHGMNGNQYSWLKRTNVERILRSTNLIVVLPNTNNGWYTDTQYGYPYYTAIAEELPKTLARFFPNMTKKREKTFIAGLSMGGYGSFKLALQTNRFSHAASFSGALSFEGRQLANTDLGSAAYWQGVFGKLEDWTTSPYSLESIAEKYSDKKTVLWAWCGEQDALYEANNIAVDHLKDLGFDITYSHGPGKHEWFYWERELEHFLATLPINFELEERLD from the coding sequence ATGGCAGTAATGCAGATTGAATATTATTCAGAAGCGCTCGCAATGGAATGGGGGATCAACGTCCTCTATCCAGATGCGTCTCGGGTGAAAAATCCGGATGATCAAGATATCCCGGTCCTCTATCTCCTTCATGGGATGAATGGCAATCAGTACTCCTGGTTGAAACGGACCAATGTAGAAAGGATCCTACGTTCGACCAATTTGATTGTCGTTTTGCCTAATACCAATAATGGTTGGTATACAGATACACAGTATGGTTATCCCTATTACACAGCCATCGCAGAGGAATTGCCTAAGACCCTGGCACGTTTCTTCCCCAATATGACTAAGAAGCGGGAGAAGACCTTTATTGCTGGTCTATCGATGGGGGGCTATGGCTCTTTCAAACTGGCTCTTCAAACCAATCGCTTCTCGCATGCCGCTAGCTTTTCTGGTGCTCTTAGCTTTGAGGGGCGTCAATTGGCAAACACCGACCTTGGAAGTGCAGCTTATTGGCAAGGGGTCTTTGGAAAGCTAGAAGATTGGACGACAAGTCCTTACTCCTTGGAAAGCATTGCGGAGAAGTACTCAGATAAAAAGACGGTCTTATGGGCTTGGTGCGGAGAGCAAGATGCTCTGTATGAGGCTAACAATATAGCTGTGGATCATCTGAAGGACCTCGGCTTTGATATTACATACAGCCATGGACCAGGAAAACATGAATGGTTTTATTGGGAGCGGGAGTTGGAACATTTCTTAGCAACCCTGCCGATCAATTTTGAACTAGAAGAACGACTCGATTAG
- a CDS encoding ribonuclease J, whose amino-acid sequence MSNIKLITLGGVRENGKNLYIAEVNDSIFVLDAGLKYPENEQLGVDVVIPNMDYLFENSDRIAGVFLTHGHADAIGALPYLLAEAKVPVFGSELTVELAKLFVKSNDSVKKFNDFHVIDANSEIDFGGTVVSFFQTTHSIPESLGIVIKTPEGNIVYTGDFKFDQTASEFYATDFARLAEIGREGVLALLSDSANADSTVQVASEQEVGDEILDTIGDWDGRVIVAAVASNLSRIQQVFDAAAETGRRVVLTGFDVENIVRTGIRLNKLSLANEKLLIKPKEMSRFEDHELIILETGRMGEPINGLRKMSIGRHRYVEIKDGDLVYIVTTPSIAKEAVMARVENMVYQAGGVVKQITQSLRVSGHGNARDLQLMINLLRPNYLFPIQGEYRELDAHARLAMEVGILPENIFIPKKGSIMEYDNGDFVPAGSVSAGDVLIDGNAIGDVGNVVLRDRKVLSEDGIFIVAITVNRREKRIISKAKVHTRGFVYVKKSRDILRESAEIVNQSVEEYLAQDSFDWGELKSAVRDSLAKYLFDQTKRRPAILPVVMEVR is encoded by the coding sequence ATGAGTAACATTAAGTTGATTACTTTAGGTGGAGTCCGTGAAAACGGGAAAAACCTCTACATAGCTGAAGTAAATGACTCTATTTTTGTTTTGGATGCTGGTCTCAAGTATCCAGAAAATGAGCAACTAGGGGTCGATGTTGTTATTCCCAACATGGATTACCTCTTTGAGAATAGCGATCGTATCGCAGGGGTCTTTTTAACGCACGGGCATGCGGATGCCATCGGAGCACTTCCTTATCTTTTAGCGGAGGCTAAAGTTCCAGTATTTGGGTCGGAGTTGACCGTCGAGTTGGCCAAGCTCTTTGTCAAGAGTAACGACAGTGTCAAGAAGTTCAATGACTTCCATGTGATCGATGCCAATTCAGAAATCGATTTTGGAGGAACCGTTGTTTCCTTCTTCCAGACAACCCACTCTATTCCAGAAAGTTTAGGAATTGTCATCAAGACTCCTGAGGGTAACATCGTCTATACAGGAGACTTCAAGTTTGACCAGACAGCGAGTGAGTTTTATGCGACAGACTTTGCTCGTTTGGCAGAGATTGGACGCGAAGGCGTGCTAGCTCTCTTGAGTGACTCTGCGAATGCTGACAGCACTGTTCAAGTGGCTAGCGAGCAAGAAGTTGGAGATGAAATCCTGGATACCATTGGGGACTGGGATGGCCGGGTCATTGTTGCTGCTGTTGCTAGTAACCTATCACGGATCCAGCAGGTCTTTGATGCAGCTGCAGAGACAGGGCGTCGGGTTGTTTTGACTGGATTTGACGTAGAAAATATCGTCCGGACAGGGATTCGTTTAAATAAGCTTTCTTTGGCCAACGAAAAATTATTGATCAAGCCAAAAGAAATGTCTCGTTTTGAGGACCATGAATTGATTATTCTTGAAACTGGACGTATGGGTGAGCCGATCAACGGACTTCGTAAGATGTCCATTGGCCGTCACCGCTATGTCGAAATCAAGGATGGTGACTTGGTCTATATCGTAACAACTCCATCTATCGCCAAAGAAGCGGTTATGGCACGTGTAGAAAATATGGTCTACCAAGCAGGAGGAGTCGTCAAACAGATTACTCAAAGCTTGCGTGTATCAGGACATGGAAATGCGCGTGATCTGCAGTTGATGATCAACTTACTGCGTCCGAACTATCTGTTCCCAATCCAAGGGGAATACCGTGAATTGGATGCCCATGCAAGGCTTGCTATGGAAGTGGGGATTTTGCCTGAAAATATCTTCATTCCGAAAAAAGGCTCTATCATGGAATATGACAATGGGGACTTCGTCCCAGCTGGTAGCGTCTCTGCAGGAGATGTTCTCATCGATGGGAATGCCATTGGAGATGTTGGGAATGTCGTTCTCCGTGACCGGAAAGTCCTTTCAGAAGATGGTATCTTTATTGTGGCTATTACGGTTAACCGTCGTGAGAAACGCATCATCTCGAAGGCAAAAGTTCACACCCGTGGCTTTGTCTACGTGAAGAAGAGTCGCGATATCTTGCGCGAAAGTGCAGAAATTGTCAACCAAAGTGTGGAAGAATACTTGGCTCAGGACAGCTTCGATTGGGGTGAGCTCAAGAGTGCTGTTCGTGATAGTTTGGCTAAATACCTCTTTGACCAGACCAAACGTCGACCAGCTATCTTGCCAGTTGTCATGGAAGTACGCTAA